One window from the genome of Bacillus tianshenii encodes:
- a CDS encoding purine-nucleoside phosphorylase, with translation MLEMIKEAADYINKHISVEPKIGLILGSGLGVLADEIENPETIDYRNIPNFPVSTVEGHAGQLVVGKLQGKSVIAMKGRFHYYEGYEMAKVTFPVRVMRELGVEKLIVTNAAGGVNESFSAGDLMLISDHINNMNGNPLIGPNNNELGVRFPDMSESYSKQLRQLAKGVAKKLSLTIQEGVYVANSGPVYETPAEVRMIRKIGGDAVGMSTVPEVIIARHSGMEVLGISCISNMAAGILDQPLTHDEVIETTERVRASFLAFVKEIVNEMN, from the coding sequence ATGCTTGAGATGATTAAAGAAGCAGCAGATTATATTAACAAACACATTTCTGTAGAACCGAAAATTGGCTTAATTCTTGGATCTGGTCTTGGCGTTCTTGCTGATGAGATTGAAAACCCAGAAACGATTGATTACCGCAACATTCCGAATTTCCCTGTCTCAACAGTTGAAGGTCACGCTGGTCAGCTTGTAGTTGGGAAATTACAAGGGAAAAGTGTGATCGCAATGAAAGGCCGTTTTCATTATTATGAAGGCTATGAGATGGCGAAGGTTACTTTTCCTGTCCGTGTTATGAGGGAATTAGGTGTTGAAAAATTAATCGTTACAAATGCTGCTGGTGGCGTAAATGAGAGCTTCTCAGCTGGTGATTTAATGCTGATTTCCGATCACATTAATAATATGAATGGCAATCCACTTATCGGGCCGAATAACAATGAGCTTGGCGTGCGTTTTCCTGATATGTCCGAAAGCTATTCAAAGCAGCTTCGTCAGCTAGCGAAAGGTGTTGCAAAGAAGTTAAGCTTAACGATTCAAGAAGGCGTCTATGTTGCCAATAGCGGTCCTGTATACGAAACACCTGCAGAAGTACGAATGATTCGCAAAATCGGTGGTGACGCAGTGGGGATGTCAACAGTACCTGAAGTCATTATAGCTCGCCACTCTGGCATGGAAGTTCTCGGAATATCTTGTATTTCCAATATGGCAGCAGGTATCTTAGATCAACCACTTACACATGATGAAGTAATTGAAACAACT
- the deoB gene encoding phosphopentomutase, giving the protein MDSVGIGEAPDAAAFNDQGSDTLGHIAEHMNGLTMPNMGNLGLSNIRHIKGIEPADKPLAHYTKMQEASNGKDTMTGHWEIMGLNIEQPFRTFPDGFPAELINELEERTGRKIIGNKPASGTEILVELGEEHIKTGALIVYTSADSVLQIAAHEEVVPLEELYNICEIARQLTLDEKYMVGRVIARPFVGKPGAFERTSNRHDYALKPFGRTVMNEMKDAGLDVIALGKISDIYDGEGVTEAVRTTSNMDGMDKLNASLGKDFTGMSFLNLVDFDAKYGHRRDPQGYGEALEAYDARLPEVLEAMGEEDLLIITADHGNDPVHHGTDHTREYVPLIVYHKGISEGKELPVRNTFADIGATVADNFGIKMPKHGASFLKEIH; this is encoded by the coding sequence ATGGATTCAGTCGGTATCGGTGAAGCACCTGATGCAGCGGCTTTTAATGATCAAGGATCAGATACACTCGGCCATATTGCTGAGCATATGAACGGACTAACAATGCCAAATATGGGGAACCTTGGTCTGAGCAATATTCGCCATATTAAAGGAATTGAACCAGCAGACAAACCACTTGCTCATTATACAAAAATGCAAGAAGCATCGAACGGAAAAGATACAATGACAGGCCATTGGGAGATTATGGGCTTAAACATTGAGCAGCCTTTTCGTACATTCCCTGATGGCTTTCCAGCTGAATTAATCAACGAGCTTGAGGAACGGACAGGCCGAAAGATTATTGGGAATAAGCCTGCTTCTGGTACCGAAATTCTTGTTGAGCTTGGCGAAGAGCATATCAAAACTGGGGCACTAATCGTCTATACTTCAGCTGATTCGGTGTTGCAAATTGCCGCTCATGAAGAAGTTGTACCACTTGAAGAGCTCTATAATATTTGTGAGATTGCTCGACAGCTTACACTTGATGAAAAGTATATGGTAGGTCGTGTTATTGCCCGCCCATTTGTTGGAAAGCCGGGTGCATTTGAAAGAACGTCAAACCGCCATGATTACGCCTTAAAACCATTTGGCCGCACAGTGATGAATGAAATGAAAGATGCTGGTCTCGATGTCATTGCACTAGGCAAAATCTCTGATATTTATGATGGGGAAGGCGTAACAGAAGCCGTCCGCACGACTTCCAATATGGATGGAATGGATAAATTAAATGCATCATTAGGCAAGGATTTTACAGGTATGAGTTTCTTGAACCTTGTTGATTTTGATGCGAAATATGGGCATCGTCGTGATCCACAAGGGTACGGGGAAGCACTCGAAGCGTACGATGCTCGTTTGCCTGAAGTACTTGAGGCAATGGGAGAAGAAGATTTACTGATCATTACGGCTGATCACGGAAATGACCCTGTTCATCATGGTACAGATCATACACGTGAATACGTTCCGTTAATTGTGTATCATAAAGGAATTTCAGAAGGAAAAGAACTACCAGTACGAAATACTTTCGCAGATATCGGTGCAACAGTAGCAGATAATTTTGGTATTAAGATGCCAAAGCACGGCGCAAGCTTTTTGAAAGAAATTCACTAA
- the xerD gene encoding site-specific tyrosine recombinase XerD — protein sequence MEYEVKDFIHYLIVERGLSKNTSTAYERDLKQYMMYLTKVECLVSFNDVKRLHIVQFLGHQKEKGRASSTLARNLASIRAFHQFLLREKRTENDPSIHLDTPQAERKLPKVLSSNEVEALLSAPKGTTPFALRDQAMIELLYATGMRVSELVSLDIGDVHLTMGFVRCLGKGSKERIIPVGRMASKALDTYLQRGRSNLLKREQNDALFLNNHGRRLTRQGFWKILKKLTREAGIEKELTPHTLRHSFATHLLENGADLRAVQEMLGHADISTTQIYTHVTKTRLKDIYKSFHPRA from the coding sequence ATGGAATATGAAGTGAAGGACTTTATTCATTATTTAATAGTAGAGCGTGGTTTATCAAAAAATACATCAACTGCTTATGAACGTGATTTGAAACAATACATGATGTATTTAACGAAAGTCGAATGCCTCGTTTCCTTCAATGATGTAAAGCGATTACATATTGTCCAGTTCCTCGGTCATCAGAAGGAAAAAGGACGGGCTAGTTCGACGCTTGCACGAAACCTTGCTTCTATTCGAGCTTTTCATCAATTTTTATTACGGGAAAAACGAACAGAAAACGACCCGTCCATACATCTTGATACACCTCAGGCAGAACGAAAGCTGCCAAAGGTGCTCTCTTCTAATGAAGTGGAAGCGCTTTTATCAGCTCCTAAAGGGACAACTCCTTTTGCATTGCGTGATCAGGCGATGATTGAACTGCTTTACGCAACAGGCATGCGCGTTAGTGAGCTAGTTTCTTTAGATATTGGGGACGTTCATTTAACAATGGGGTTCGTTCGCTGTTTAGGAAAAGGAAGCAAGGAGCGGATTATTCCAGTAGGTCGGATGGCTTCCAAGGCTCTTGATACATATTTGCAACGCGGTCGTTCGAACTTATTAAAGCGAGAACAAAATGATGCTTTGTTTTTGAATAATCATGGCCGTCGGTTGACACGACAAGGTTTTTGGAAAATTTTAAAGAAGCTTACCCGTGAAGCAGGGATTGAAAAGGAACTAACCCCGCATACATTGCGTCATTCATTTGCGACTCATTTACTTGAAAATGGGGCAGACCTTAGAGCGGTTCAAGAAATGCTTGGTCATGCAGATATTTCAACAACCCAAATCTATACTCATGTAACGAAAACACGCTTAAAAGATATCTACAAATCATTTCATCCACGCGCTTAA
- a CDS encoding YqzK family protein, with protein sequence MLTGMKMFFHALKVFIIFTGCTILFYIGMMWVNEEYQNYHRYDEPQGNAVKVSSNFDDAYPVIERLLFFYEHGE encoded by the coding sequence GTGTTAACTGGAATGAAGATGTTTTTTCATGCGCTCAAAGTATTTATCATCTTCACAGGCTGTACCATTCTTTTCTATATCGGAATGATGTGGGTAAATGAAGAGTATCAAAATTATCATCGCTATGATGAACCGCAAGGCAATGCTGTAAAGGTCTCAAGTAATTTTGATGACGCTTATCCTGTCATTGAGCGGTTATTGTTCTTCTATGAACACGGAGAATAA
- a CDS encoding Fur family transcriptional regulator: MESRVERIKKQLHSQSYKLTPQREATVRVLLENEEDHLSAEDVYLLVKEKSPEIGLATVYRTLELLTELKIVDKINFGDGVSRYDLRKEGADHFHHHLVCIECGAVDEIQEDLLGDVEKVVERDWNFKIKDHRLTFHGICHRCHSEGKD; this comes from the coding sequence ATGGAAAGTCGGGTTGAACGAATTAAGAAACAATTACACTCTCAAAGTTATAAGTTAACACCGCAGCGCGAGGCAACCGTTCGTGTGCTTCTAGAAAATGAAGAAGACCACTTAAGCGCCGAAGATGTCTACCTCCTCGTGAAAGAAAAATCCCCCGAGATTGGGTTGGCAACTGTCTACCGAACATTAGAATTGTTAACAGAATTAAAAATTGTTGATAAAATAAATTTTGGTGATGGCGTATCGCGCTATGACCTTCGTAAAGAAGGAGCCGACCACTTTCACCATCACTTAGTTTGTATTGAGTGTGGAGCGGTTGATGAAATTCAAGAAGACTTACTCGGTGATGTTGAGAAGGTTGTAGAACGGGATTGGAATTTTAAAATTAAAGATCACCGTCTTACCTTTCACGGCATTTGTCATCGTTGTCATTCAGAAGGTAAAGATTGA